From Haemorhous mexicanus isolate bHaeMex1 chromosome 1, bHaeMex1.pri, whole genome shotgun sequence, one genomic window encodes:
- the SDC2 gene encoding syndecan-2, producing MRGVWLVLTVSFVACASGQPRADLTSDKDLYLDNSSVEEASGVYPIDDDDYSSGSGSGAEEDEDSAVITTSRTVPKLPTTSDASRAETTTVKMQTKVPAQTKSPEEIDKEERPEVDAKKKSDEPGDDTDVFTQKHSENLFQRTEVLAAVIAGGVIGFLFAIFLILLLVYRMRKKDEGSYDLGERKPSCAAYQKAPTKEFYA from the exons AGAGCAGATTTGACCTCTGATAAAGATTTATACCTTGACAACAGCTCTGTTGAAGAAGCATCAGGCGTCTATCCaattgatgatgatgattattcTTCTGGGTCAGGTTCAG GTGCTGAGGAAGATGAGGATAGTGCAGTGATAACAACATCCAGAACAGTTCCAAAGTTACCGACAACTAGTGATGCATCCAGGGCCGAGACCACCACAGTGAAAATGCAGACCAAGGTGCCTGCACAAACAAAG TCACCTGAAGAAATTGATAAAGAGGAAAGGCCTGAGGTGGATGCCAAGAAAAAGAGCGATGAGCCAGGGGATGACACGGACGTGTTCACTCAGAAGCATTCAGAAAACCTCTTCCAGAGAACAGAAGTTCTGGCAG CTGTTATTGCTGGCGGAGttattggttttctttttgcaatCTTCCTTATCCTGCTGCTGGTGTATCGCATGAGAAAGAAGGATGAAGGCAGTTACGACCTTGGTGAACGTAAACCATCCTGTGCTGCCTATCAAAAGGCACCAACTAAGGAGTTTTATGCATAA